One genomic window of Monodelphis domestica isolate mMonDom1 chromosome 1, mMonDom1.pri, whole genome shotgun sequence includes the following:
- the EFCAB9 gene encoding EF-hand calcium-binding domain-containing protein 9 isoform X2 has translation MKLKKGSFLWYLYLDKIYCLLSLRNTRILMEYFKILDVHRRNALNDVVFYHFLRHVTDMSKNQIMTVFDMLDWDATGEIGIDEFYLVICILLSHENHLEEQFIFRHSRSVFELMDKEGELRIRLSQFEDFRFLFNIKKQEMVQIFKNFDVTGDDGKGSGKNTYRRTQLLLVHFLLLMNY, from the exons ATGAAACTGAAAAAGGGATCATTTCTATGGTATCTTTACTTAGATAAGATATACTGTTTACTATCATTGAGAAATACCAGGATACTGATGGAATATTTCAAAATTCTTGATGTGCATAGAAGGAATGCTCTGAATG atgtagttttctatcactttcttcgTCATGTGACTGACATGAGCAAGAACCAGATTATGACAGTATTTGACATGCTGGATTGGGATGCCACAGGAGAGATTGGCATAGATGAGTTCTACCTGGTCATTTGCATCCTATTGTCCCATGAG AATCACTTGGAAGAGCAGTTTATCTTTCGACATTCAAGGTCTGTGTTTGAGCTGATGGACAAAGAGGGAGAGCTGAGGATTAGGTTAAGCCAGTTTGAAGACTTCCGATTCCTCTTCAATATCAAAAAACAGGAAATGGTACAAATCTTCAAAAACTTTGATGTTACAGGTGATGAT GGAAAAGGGTCGGGAAAGAATACATACAGGAGAACACAACTCCTTCTGGTTCACTTTTTGCTGCTCATGAACTATTAA
- the EFCAB9 gene encoding EF-hand calcium-binding domain-containing protein 9 isoform X1, translating to MKLKKGSFLWYLYLDKIYCLLSLRNTRILMEYFKILDVHRRNALNDVVFYHFLRHVTDMSKNQIMTVFDMLDWDATGEIGIDEFYLVICILLSHENHLEEQFIFRHSRSVFELMDKEGELRIRLSQFEDFRFLFNIKKQEMVQIFKNFDVTGDDRLNYKEFKLFTVFCVEKYHERIKAQKTRSRTQKQKSLFEKWREEQKTKLHR from the exons ATGAAACTGAAAAAGGGATCATTTCTATGGTATCTTTACTTAGATAAGATATACTGTTTACTATCATTGAGAAATACCAGGATACTGATGGAATATTTCAAAATTCTTGATGTGCATAGAAGGAATGCTCTGAATG atgtagttttctatcactttcttcgTCATGTGACTGACATGAGCAAGAACCAGATTATGACAGTATTTGACATGCTGGATTGGGATGCCACAGGAGAGATTGGCATAGATGAGTTCTACCTGGTCATTTGCATCCTATTGTCCCATGAG AATCACTTGGAAGAGCAGTTTATCTTTCGACATTCAAGGTCTGTGTTTGAGCTGATGGACAAAGAGGGAGAGCTGAGGATTAGGTTAAGCCAGTTTGAAGACTTCCGATTCCTCTTCAATATCAAAAAACAGGAAATGGTACAAATCTTCAAAAACTTTGATGTTACAGGTGATGAT CGTCTTAATTACAAAGAGTTCAAGCTGTTTACTGTCTTCTGCGTTGAAAAATATCATGAGAGGATAAAAGCACAGAAAACCAGATCTCGAACCCAGAAACAGAAAAGTCTTTTCGAAAAATGGAGGGAGGAACAGAAAACGAAGTTACATAGATAA